A stretch of DNA from Montipora capricornis isolate CH-2021 chromosome 1, ASM3666992v2, whole genome shotgun sequence:
ttgtcgcttttatatattcacatgcttacaagtataaatgaagaaattcctaaaattgagaaaacataactttaaaaacatccacaagtttttcgagtccgtgacggacaagccagtctttaacgaaggcctcGTCTTTTGCGATAAACTCTAccatgttaattcgaaaacacTTGTGTGAAATGCCCGGGGGTCGCCCCGGGGTAGGCTAATGCTCAGCCCTCGGGCTgcgataaaattgcgaatgccccaACCCCGAGAAtgacaacttgagcaaatgccccgcggttgcccgggggggggggggggggggggggggatgggcaccgctggaattgTTTGATGCATAACGCGACATGGCTCGTTTAAAACTTCTTATTTTGGAGGCTGTGGTAATAGCTGGAACATAATCAAAGGAAGGAAACACGGTAAAACACAactagtgatttatccagtggataagttgttttataacatagcgCGCGTAAATTTTTATATACGCACGCCTGTGCGTATATATGGTGAcgtcagcatttttttttttttttttttttttttttttgtctggctGCAGAGTTTTTGTCCTGCTCTTTAAAATATGGAAGAAAGCAGCGATGAACTGCCCAATTTTACTATCGGCAGCATAAACGTTATTTTGAACAATCACACCCTTGATAACTTTGGGTCTTTGGCTTTTAAAACACTTGAGTTCATTTGGCTTTgattttctccatttttcccCTCAAAATTTGAGCTTTTCATTCACAGTTATCGGTTAACATGGTTAACTGGATCAAGTGTTCTCGCTCAAACCAAAGTATAAAAATGTGTCGTGTTTTTGACCAGCCAGTAGGcacgtttgtttacttttttgtgCGTTTTGAGAATTTTGCCCTCTATCACAATACAAAAAGCTTCTTCGCGCAGATCCTTAATGTCGCTCTGTTATAAAAGAATTTGTTCATGCTTTTAGCTGTGCGTATATCGAGTTATGGGTGCACACGGGAAGTTTAGAGAGCACTCAAGAGGCTAGAGTTGGattcggctatcgcctcgtgcaaCTCTTAAGCATCTTttgtgctctccaaacttcccgcgtgcatccataactcgaATACGCACGCTAAGCATGAACAAATTCTTAAGTAGTTCTCGCgaattgtggataattctgATTTCTGGTTTCCGGAGTCCGGATTCTGGTTTACGAATGTCGGATATCGCCTTTTAGTGCTACCcgaaaaatgttgtgaaagagattactgtgcatgtaatttcagttttagtcgttgattaaaattgttggttattgtttgcaaggcttgtttgtttactgctgtcagctcagaggtgttgaTCACTGTAAATTGTATATACTAATGactattaattttgtactttattcagaagcataattatttccatatacactatattgctttcttggGCTAGAAATGGGAGAtcagcttttaggcttggctaatcTATATATTAGCGGTTCAtatattgaaaataaaattttagtgGCCGTGGCTCTATCCGATTCatggctttaagaacgaggcctACCCTATCACAGCTTTGCTTTTGTGTCTGGATGGAATGACGACGAAGAAGTCGCAAGGTATACTTCATATATGGTGCTCCGTCATTCTTTTCCAGGGTCTGTCTTCATGCATGCTCTCcacgtatccgcgtatccagcaAATTTACGGGTTACTGTTTTGCAGTTAAGCCAGGCATCGTTTGAGTCTTTCAACCCCGGTAAAGAAATCCATATTAAAACTTTCGTACACACGAAAAGTGACTTCAGAGTAGTAGCTATTTTGTTATCGATTGGGCAGAAAAGCACCAAAGCTAAATAAGCCACTGTAAGAAAGATTTGTGAGGTGATTTGTGATACTGATCGTGTTAGGGGGAATTGGTTAGGAAAATTGAAGTGACGTGCAATTGGTTTCGACGCGCCTTtatcatttctttctttatctCGAAGCTATTGGCGGAAAGCGGTCTGCTAGTTCTCCATGTTTTACCTATGTAaatctttttgcatagtgtacAGGTTATGTAAGAAATGACATTGAAAAGACGCACGTAAAATGGTCGGCGACTTTGACCGATCGTTTCGGTTGTgagatttttttctgttttggatGAAAAGTCGCTTCAAGGTATCACAGATCATAAAAGCCCGGAAGATCTTAAACAACAATTCATTTTTCTACTAGACACTCTAGGCCTCCGGAAACTCTGAACGTTGCTCATTCAATTAATTTGTTCGTAGTTTTCATGCCAACACGCTCTTTCGTCTGATCTTGAACAATTTCATCACGTATTATCTGCCTCGATTGACTGACTGACCCCGAGTTTCCGAATATAACGAATGTCCTTATCAGAAtgtaaaggtttttttttttttggttttttttttttttttttacattttgcaGATAAGCCTTGTTCTCGCTATATCAAAATGGAAGAAGATCTAAATTTGAGCAAAAGTGAGAAGGAAAAATTGGAGAAGGAGGTTCTAGAAATgaacaacaaaattaaagagCTCAGTCTTCATCATgagcgggaaaaaaaaaacctacaaCGATGTCTggaaaactggaagaaagaaCTCCAAGAAACACATGAGCGGACTGCAGCAGAGACCAAGAAACAAGTTCAAGAAATAACAACTCTTCAAAAGGAGAACCAGGAGCTAAGGAGCGAAATAAAGCAAGAAACACACAAAATCAGTAAACTTTACACACAGGTAACAAGGAAAAAAGGGGCTTTAAAAAAATCCCACGAAGGGTTGGAagctaaaagaaagaaagggaaaaaggtTCAAGGAAAATTGGAAGCGGTGTACAAGGAAAAACAGAAAGGTATGGAGGAAATCGAAGAGTTAAACAAAAAACTTAGCAAACAAGATACGCGCACGAGTGAAGAGATTATACGTCTTCGCGAAACCAGTTCTGGGCGATCTAGATGCGTATCTGTCTACAAAGAAGTACAAAGACGGAGGAATACATGCATGGCAATTCGTTAGTGTTAAGTGTATATCCGTATTTGCGTTCCGACGAAGGAGGACGCATTTTAATCGTGTCGTTTAGCGAATGTCCGGAATATGTTTAGAAGAATATGTTTAGAAGGTATCAATCGTGATCGATGCCGTGCGCTTTCAGGGTTTGGACCTCGATCTGATATGATTGTGAATCTGTCATGCCTCGACATCAGGTTCGTATCGCAATGCCCGCATTTCCAAATCAAAGCGGTATTCATACTATGGGGCACCGAACGCACTTTACTAACCCAAGATTACtactgggttcgattcccatgcagactcggcgtcatatgtggattgagtttgttggttctgttctctgctccgagagatttttctctaGGTACTCCGGTTGTCCCCTATCCACAAAAACCAATCTTTCATTTGATTTAAGTTCATTTCATTAaagtccccaattagtgctctagcgttaaatccattgacacttaaattataaaaaaaaaaaaaaccttgtccGCCACCCTCAGAACAAAGACTCATATGTAGGTTTACATATGCATATTGCATTATACAAGTATATTGCCTAAAAAGCCCATATAAGGAGTTGCAGTAAAGATGTATGTTTGCAGTATGTCCATCTTATTTTCAACATATAGCATTTGCACCCTTTCATTATCACGCATAGAATAGGCTACAATCTTGGAAGGATCAAATTTACGATTTCTCATTTATCTCAGTACAGTTTCATTATCTGATCACGGTTATTCGAAAAACAAAATCGTGAGCAAGTTTTAGAAAGGTCTGCCTGTGGCACCAATGTATCTTTGTCGGAAGAGGTGGCAATGGATGTCATTCAGTACGAACGGCATAAGACATGGAAAACATAatcttttattgcttttgtCGTGTAATGTCAGAGATATCAAAGCGTTAAGTAAAAAGTAAATTGCTTCGACTAGAAAATGTCCCGATGTAGTAAACTTGACTGCAAACAGAGTGCGTTACCACCTGTAGAAGATTTTACAGTACATTTAGTAGATTGCACACTTCCCAAAATCAAAATTACTGTAGATTCTTCGCCAATCTTATTCAAAGTGGTGAGTACAATggataataaaaatacaaattaccTTCTTCCTCTCATAGACGAAGTCATTTTTTGTAATCGAAGCTGGATTCGGGTGGTTACTTACTTGAAAAATTTAAGATAAGGAAATCCACGAGTCTTTTGTAGTTTACTTGAGGACCCAAAACTGAGTTAGCAATAACCAAGAATAAggacaggattttttttttcgtcacaTGTATGCCAAGAGAgtaatgcctttttttttttaacttttcgatCTTGCAGATAAGTCTTGTTTTCACTGTGAGAAACTGAAAGAGGAACTAAATTTGATAAAGACTGAGAAGGAAAATTTTGAACTTGGGAAATTGAACAACAGTGTTAAAGACAAAAGCAAAGCGGATTATCAACGAGATATACAAACATTGCAGAAAgaactacaaagcttgaaaGAAGGATGCGAAAACTTTTTGCGGGAGCTTGAAGTGGCAGCGAACGAGCACAGGCAAGAGGGGAAAAAAGTTCTCCAAGGTAAGAATGAAGAGCTAAAGGACCAGATAAAGAACCAAACATCTGAAGCCCATGAGAATACGGTGCAGCCAATGCGAGAAAAGACGAACATTGAAAAAGTCCAAGAGTAAGGCCAGAGACATAAATGTAAGTGTATTTGCGCAACCCTTGAAACAAAGACGCATGTGTATGTTTACATATGCCTGTTGCATTGTACATGTTTATTGCCTGAAAAGCCCAGGGTCATGGGAGTAGCAGTAAAGATGTATCTTTGCAATATGTGCATATAAAGTTATTTTCAACGTAGCGGCACCCTTTCAACATCACGTACAATTAATTGTAACTCTTAGTGCTTCCCCAGAGGCCACGATCCTTCCAGTTTGTACACAATACAACGATCTCTGGCTAGCTTCGATTTAACAACTGTGCGAATTCTTAACGTCCAGCCCTTTTCCACAATCCCAGACAATTAGACTAAAAGTTGTTGCCACTTGTTACAAATTAAGAGTGACTCTTGCTACAGCTGCTCGCGGTTTTAAAACTAGCCAGAGTGATCGTTATTTTCATTAGAAACGAAAATGTTAAGAACGATTCATTATCGGTATAAAGCACTATTTTTGCGACGAAATTGCTAATCACTTCTTTCAATCTCTGATCTTCTTCCTACATGAAAAGCTTGAATTTAATGTCAACTTTTAAATGGACGCCGTGTCCGAATAAGCGCTGCGCGTCAGCGCTGTGCCCTTTCTTGACATGGGGTTCACAGTCAGAcatgttagtgtcccaaacaaATCCTGAGAGAACTATATAATCTTTTTTCTACATAACTGAAACAAATGTATGAATCAACGGGATTCGAGCCCGTGACTTCTGCGAATCCCGTTCAATATGCCTGACGGTTTTTAGGTTACTATAAGACACcatagaccaaattggctaagtcaatgttgtacccaattcaaaccctttggaaataaaacgttttgttccaggtatttccatatcattgaaatGTGAATGCTGCATTatgatgcaaatacaatacacaagaACCGGTGTGAACTTGCACCGGTATGAACGTTTTGTAGCCGTTTATATGGAACCGGGACGagatgcttggtgcctggtttcggaGTGAAAAAACATGCTTTGTCTAATCGATATAaggctgacccaaaagcattcaggcttgaaatttctggacccggaCCGGTACGGACTCAGACGGGTACGAGAATTTCTCATCTCGGTCCAACAACCGACAAAActcataccggtctgagttcattgTCATGCCGGTCTCAGGTAAACGCATAAAATGGAATGTATGGGGGCCGATACTAACTCGTCCCGGTCTCATGCAAATACCCTCCTTagtcgatttggtctattgatTGAATTATCCAGATAAGTGCGTGCATCAtgtttctctttctctctaGCTCTATTCTtgtgcaaacattttcttgtttcaatTAAAGAACAAGGCAGCTGGACTTGTGAGTGAAACTAAGGGATATTTTTCAATCGTGCGACTTAGCGGGTAAAGGAAGATGAGAAGTACTATATCTTCATGTTTTTTCCTCGTCTATCGATACAGGGGTTCTAAACTACACAGGGGGCTCGGAAAAACGTGGAGTTGTCTACGCCTTCGCAACAAATTTCGGTAGAAAGCCTTGGGTAAACGGATCATCAACGCGAATAATCGCAACCAGATCTTCTGATTATCGAGGAAAGGCGGAGGATCTGTTAGAAAAGGGGAGTGGAGCAGTTAGTGGAACTGGAGACGAAGAAAACTCCTGGTGGCGTGTAGACTTGACTGCTTCATACGTCTTGAACCTTAGACACTACACCTTAATGCGTAATTGGAAAGATCGCGAGTCATACATCCTCAACTGGCGCCTGGAGGGCTCGCTTGATGGGTATTGCTGGAAAATACTGAGAGAACACGAAAATGATAACGGACTTAAGGCTCATCCCTACTCTCGCACATGGTTGGTCGATGGAGAAGTGGGCGCCTTTCGGTACTTCAGGATTTTTTGGACGGGTGAGAACTCTTTGGGTAAATTTAATATCTTTCTCTCCGGAATCGAGTTGTACGGAGTGCTCATTGAAATGGGCAGTTAAAGTCTTTTAGTTATCCTCAAATCTGCAGGGTAGTACATTGTAGCACAGACAAAGCATTTTTCGAAATCAAAATATCAATTTCATTCACGAGCCCAGATTTCACTCTTAAGCTAAGTATTATGAAGGACTTAACCGAGTGCCTTAAAGACCGGTTTTTGCTAACTTTCTTCAACGATCTCTGTAATCAAAAGATACCTCGTAATAACCCACAATCGAGCACGGAATAGACCTGTTGTTTTGGACATCACCAGGGCCAAAGTAATGGTTTCCTGAGCGTAAATGTAATGGTCCCCTTATTTATGATGGTGCGCCAGCCCACAGGAATCCTGCCATTCCCGGAGCTAATTCAGAATTAAGAAAATTGCCACCTTACAGTCCCTTTCTCAATATTGTTGAACAAGCTGTTAGTGCCTTGAAAGCTGCTATAAGTCGTCCTGAAATTTAAGTACAGATGAACGACCGCGCTGAAGCCAGA
This window harbors:
- the LOC138050153 gene encoding uncharacterized protein PF3D7_1120000-like — protein: MEMNEIHRKLLKDEQPFLLRNLQPSILVPHLNTVLNEALRQEIEQEATTEKQVVKLLDILPRRGPRAFDEFIKALEGQQNFIADYLKIKETDKPCSRYIKMEEDLNLSKSEKEKLEKEVLEMNNKIKELSLHHEREKKNLQRCLENWKKELQETHERTAAETKKQVQEITTLQKENQELRSEIKQETHKISKLYTQVTRKKGALKKSHEGLEAKRKKGKKVQGKLEAVYKEKQKDKSCFHCEKLKEELNLIKTEKENFELGKLNNSVKDKSKADYQRDIQTLQKELQSLKEGCENFLRELEVAANEHRQEGKKVLQGKNEELKDQIKNQTSEAHENTVQPMREKTNIEKVQE